From one Pseudomonas sp. B21-048 genomic stretch:
- the ung gene encoding uracil-DNA glycosylase encodes MTADDRIKLEPSWKEALRAEFDQPYMAELRTFLQQERAAGKEIYPPGPMIFNALNSTPLDKVKVVILGQDPYHGPGQAHGLCFSVQPGVPAPPSLVNIYKELKRDLNIDIPNHGYLQSWAEQGVLMLNTTMTVERANANAHAGKGWQYFTDRIIEVVSEHQPHLVFLLWGAHAQSKQKLIDATKHLVLTSVHPSPLSAYRGFLGCGHFSRANKFLEQNGETPIEWRLPAV; translated from the coding sequence ATGACTGCTGACGACCGTATCAAACTCGAACCGAGCTGGAAGGAGGCACTGCGTGCCGAATTCGACCAGCCTTACATGGCAGAGTTGCGCACATTCCTGCAACAGGAGCGCGCGGCGGGCAAGGAGATCTATCCACCCGGACCGATGATTTTCAACGCGCTCAATTCCACGCCGCTGGACAAGGTCAAAGTGGTCATCCTCGGTCAGGATCCTTACCACGGCCCGGGTCAGGCCCATGGGTTGTGCTTCTCGGTGCAACCGGGCGTGCCGGCACCGCCGTCGCTGGTGAACATCTATAAAGAATTAAAGCGCGACCTGAACATCGACATACCCAACCATGGTTATTTGCAGAGTTGGGCAGAACAGGGCGTGTTGATGCTCAATACCACCATGACCGTGGAACGCGCGAATGCCAACGCCCATGCGGGCAAGGGCTGGCAATATTTTACCGACCGGATTATCGAAGTGGTCAGCGAACATCAGCCACATCTGGTGTTCCTGCTATGGGGCGCGCATGCCCAGAGCAAGCAGAAACTCATCGACGCCACCAAACACCTGGTGCTGACCTCGGTCCACCCCTCGCCGCTGTCCGCCTATCGCGGCTTCCTCGGCTGCGGGCACTTCAGCCGGGCGAACAAGTTTCTGGAGCAGAATGGCGAGACGCCGATCGAGTGGCGATTGCCGGCAGTTTGA
- a CDS encoding AbrB family transcriptional regulator, with the protein MSDRPPFKSWWGTPLVGLLGGYLASQIGWPLPWMVGSLLAIILVRCLTPWQLAEIPGGRKCGQWIVGIGIGLHFTPVVMEQVLSHFGLIFFGALVTSLSAVVGVWLMRRTGEDRATAFFSSMPGGSGEMVNLGARNGAVLSRVAAGQSLRVLVVVLCVPAAFKYLLGDGATVLHPTTVNWWWLAILFPAGALAAWIWERLRQPNPWLFGPLLVSATVSIAWDLHIGLPNGGSQIGQWLIGSGLGCHFNRQFFRRAPSFMGRTLLGTALTMLIATLAALGLSALTHLDLRSLTLGMMPGGIAEMSLTAETLQLSVPLVTAMQVMRLLFVLFLAEPLFRYWNREPDSP; encoded by the coding sequence ATGTCTGATCGCCCGCCCTTCAAAAGCTGGTGGGGAACACCGCTGGTCGGTCTGCTGGGCGGTTACCTCGCCAGCCAGATCGGCTGGCCGCTACCGTGGATGGTCGGCTCGTTGCTGGCGATCATCCTGGTGCGCTGTCTGACTCCCTGGCAATTGGCGGAAATCCCTGGCGGGCGCAAGTGCGGCCAGTGGATCGTCGGTATCGGCATCGGCCTGCACTTCACCCCGGTGGTGATGGAGCAGGTGCTGAGCCACTTCGGTCTGATTTTCTTCGGTGCGCTGGTTACCAGCCTGTCCGCCGTGGTCGGGGTCTGGTTGATGCGGCGCACCGGGGAAGATCGCGCCACCGCATTCTTTTCCAGCATGCCCGGCGGCTCCGGGGAGATGGTCAACCTCGGCGCGCGCAACGGCGCGGTGCTCAGCCGTGTCGCGGCGGGGCAGAGTTTGCGGGTGCTCGTAGTGGTGCTGTGTGTGCCGGCGGCGTTCAAGTATCTGTTGGGCGACGGTGCGACGGTCTTGCATCCAACGACCGTCAATTGGTGGTGGCTGGCCATTCTGTTTCCAGCGGGCGCCCTTGCCGCCTGGATCTGGGAGCGGCTGCGACAACCCAATCCCTGGCTGTTCGGACCGTTGCTGGTGAGTGCTACGGTGAGCATTGCTTGGGACCTGCACATCGGTCTGCCCAACGGCGGCAGTCAGATTGGCCAGTGGCTGATTGGCAGCGGGTTGGGGTGTCACTTCAATCGGCAGTTCTTCCGACGGGCACCGTCGTTCATGGGCCGAACCCTGCTCGGCACGGCGTTGACCATGTTAATCGCAACGTTGGCGGCATTGGGGTTGAGTGCGCTGACCCATCTGGATCTGCGTTCGCTGACGCTGGGCATGATGCCCGGCGGGATCGCCGAGATGAGCCTGACGGCGGAGACACTGCAATTGTCGGTGCCGCTGGTAACGGCGATGCAGGTGATGCGGTTGTTGTTTGTGTTGTTTCTGGCGGAGCCGTTGTTTCGGTATTGGAACCGGGAGCCGGATTCTCCCTGA
- a CDS encoding tripartite tricarboxylate transporter permease: MDTLGYLGQGFGVALSPYNLVTALCGTLIGTVVGLLPGLGPINGVALLIPIAFALGLPPESALILLAAVYLGCEYGGRISSILLNIPGEASTVMTTLDGYPMARKGLAGVALSLSAWSSFIGAFIATCGMVLFAPLLAKWAIAFGPAEYFVLMVFAIVCLGGMAGDRPLKTFIAALIGLFLSSVGIDANSGVYRFTGDNIHLTDGIQFVVLVLGLFSISEILLLLEKTHRGQEAVKATGRMMFNFKEASAVFVVNIRCGLLGFIMGVLPGAGATLASAVAYMTEKRIAGAKGTFGQGDMRGLAAPETAIGGAACGALVPMLTLGVPGSGTTAVMIGALSLYNITPGPLLFQQQPDIVWGLIASLFVANVMLVILNIPMIRIFTRILAVPNWALVPVIAIITGIGVYAVHATTFDLFLMIGIGIFGYILRKLDFPLSPVLLGFILGGLMEQNLRRALSISNGALEILWSSPITFGCWVLTAIMLLMPLLRIWRKRSVARRALADV, translated from the coding sequence ATGGATACTCTTGGCTATTTGGGTCAGGGCTTTGGCGTTGCGCTGAGCCCGTACAATCTCGTGACCGCGCTGTGCGGCACTCTGATCGGCACCGTCGTAGGGCTGTTGCCGGGTCTGGGCCCGATCAACGGCGTGGCGTTGCTGATTCCGATCGCGTTCGCCCTCGGCCTGCCACCGGAGTCGGCGTTGATCCTGCTGGCGGCGGTATATCTGGGTTGCGAATACGGCGGCCGGATCAGCTCGATCCTGCTGAACATTCCAGGTGAAGCCTCCACCGTAATGACCACCCTCGACGGTTACCCGATGGCCCGCAAAGGCTTGGCTGGTGTAGCGCTGTCGCTGTCGGCATGGAGCTCGTTCATCGGTGCATTCATCGCGACGTGCGGCATGGTGCTGTTCGCCCCGCTGCTGGCGAAATGGGCGATTGCCTTCGGGCCGGCGGAGTATTTCGTGCTGATGGTGTTTGCGATTGTCTGTCTCGGCGGCATGGCCGGCGATCGACCGCTCAAGACCTTCATCGCGGCGCTGATCGGTCTGTTTCTGTCGAGCGTCGGGATCGATGCCAACAGCGGCGTTTACCGCTTCACTGGGGACAACATTCACCTGACGGACGGCATTCAGTTCGTCGTGTTGGTATTGGGTCTGTTCTCCATCAGCGAAATCCTCCTGCTGCTGGAAAAAACCCACCGAGGCCAGGAAGCGGTGAAAGCCACCGGGCGCATGATGTTCAACTTCAAGGAAGCTTCAGCGGTGTTCGTGGTGAACATCCGGTGCGGTTTGCTGGGCTTCATTATGGGCGTGTTGCCGGGTGCAGGCGCGACATTGGCCAGTGCTGTGGCCTACATGACCGAAAAACGTATCGCCGGCGCCAAGGGCACATTCGGACAAGGCGACATGCGTGGCCTCGCGGCGCCGGAAACCGCCATCGGTGGCGCCGCCTGCGGTGCACTGGTGCCGATGCTGACTCTCGGCGTTCCGGGTTCGGGTACCACGGCGGTGATGATTGGCGCACTGTCGCTGTACAACATCACCCCGGGCCCGCTGTTGTTCCAGCAGCAACCGGACATCGTCTGGGGCCTGATCGCGTCGTTGTTCGTCGCCAACGTGATGCTGGTGATCCTCAACATTCCGATGATCCGCATCTTTACCCGCATCCTCGCCGTGCCGAACTGGGCGCTGGTGCCGGTGATCGCGATCATCACCGGGATCGGTGTCTACGCGGTGCATGCCACCACGTTCGACCTGTTCCTGATGATCGGCATCGGTATCTTCGGCTACATCCTGCGCAAGCTGGATTTCCCGTTGTCGCCAGTGCTGCTGGGCTTCATCCTCGGCGGCCTGATGGAACAGAACCTGCGTCGCGCGTTGTCGATTTCCAACGGTGCGCTGGAAATCCTCTGGTCGAGCCCGATCACGTTCGGTTGCTGGGTACTGACTGCAATCATGTTGCTGATGCCGCTGCTGCGTATCTGGCGCAAACGTTCGGTCGCCCGGCGCGCGCTCGCCGATGTCTGA
- a CDS encoding tripartite tricarboxylate transporter TctB family protein, whose protein sequence is MLIQRIFASVLLLACIGLALMAWPYQAAFSYEPVGPRAFPLLMLGLMGLALLYMVFRPAPIVHSDDDPKLDRETLIKIGICVLLLLVFAGTFEPLGFIVASILIGVPMARLYGGRWLPSAVIISLMAIGLYLLFDKLMDVPLPLGVLDALEN, encoded by the coding sequence ATGCTCATACAACGCATTTTCGCTTCGGTGCTGTTGCTGGCCTGTATCGGCCTGGCGCTGATGGCGTGGCCGTATCAGGCGGCTTTTTCCTACGAACCGGTCGGGCCTCGGGCCTTCCCTCTGCTGATGCTTGGACTGATGGGCCTGGCGTTGCTGTACATGGTGTTTCGACCGGCGCCGATCGTGCACAGCGACGATGACCCGAAACTGGACCGCGAAACCCTGATCAAAATCGGCATCTGCGTGCTGCTGTTGCTGGTGTTCGCCGGGACCTTCGAACCCCTTGGTTTCATCGTCGCCAGCATTCTGATCGGTGTCCCGATGGCACGCCTGTATGGCGGCCGCTGGCTGCCCAGCGCGGTGATCATCAGCCTGATGGCTATCGGTCTTTATCTGCTGTTCGACAAGTTGATGGACGTGCCACTGCCGCTGGGCGTGCTCGACGCTCTGGAGAACTGA
- a CDS encoding tripartite tricarboxylate transporter substrate binding protein, producing the protein MNLSLRKIALATGIMLFAGQLLAEPKRPECIAPASPGGGFDLTCKLAQSALVNEKLLTKPMRVTYMPGGVGAVAYNAVVAQRPADAGTLVAWSSGSLLNLAQGKFGRFDENAVRWLAAVGTSYGAIAVKSDSPYKTLDDLIKALKKDPSAVVIGSSGTVGSQDWMQTALIAKAAGINPRDLRYVALEGGGEIATALLGGHIQVGSTDISDSMPHILSGDMRLLAVFSEKRLDEPEMKDIPTAKEQGYDIVWPVVRGFYLGPKVSDEDYAWWKDAFDKLLASEDFAKLRDQRELFPFAMTGPELDTYVKKQVADYKVLAKEFGLIQ; encoded by the coding sequence ATGAACCTATCACTGCGTAAAATTGCTCTGGCTACCGGCATCATGCTGTTCGCCGGCCAATTGCTGGCCGAACCCAAACGCCCGGAATGCATCGCCCCGGCCTCGCCGGGCGGCGGTTTCGACCTCACCTGCAAACTGGCGCAAAGCGCGCTGGTCAACGAAAAGCTGCTGACCAAACCAATGCGCGTGACCTATATGCCCGGTGGTGTCGGCGCGGTGGCGTACAACGCGGTGGTCGCCCAGCGCCCGGCCGATGCTGGCACGCTGGTGGCATGGTCCAGCGGTTCGCTGCTGAACCTGGCCCAAGGCAAGTTCGGTCGTTTCGATGAAAACGCCGTCCGCTGGTTGGCCGCTGTTGGCACAAGCTATGGCGCCATCGCGGTCAAAAGCGATTCGCCTTACAAGACCCTGGACGATCTGATCAAAGCCTTGAAGAAAGATCCGAGCGCCGTGGTGATCGGTTCCAGCGGCACCGTCGGCAGCCAGGACTGGATGCAGACCGCGCTGATCGCCAAAGCGGCCGGGATCAACCCACGCGACCTGCGCTACGTCGCCCTCGAAGGCGGCGGTGAAATCGCCACAGCCCTGCTCGGCGGCCACATCCAGGTCGGCAGCACCGACATCTCCGACTCCATGCCACACATCCTGAGCGGCGACATGCGTCTGCTGGCGGTGTTCTCCGAGAAGCGTCTGGACGAGCCGGAAATGAAAGACATTCCGACTGCTAAAGAGCAAGGCTACGACATCGTCTGGCCCGTGGTTCGCGGTTTCTACCTCGGGCCAAAAGTCAGCGACGAAGACTACGCCTGGTGGAAAGACGCCTTCGACAAACTGCTGGCCTCCGAGGATTTCGCCAAGCTGCGCGATCAGCGCGAACTGTTCCCGTTCGCCATGACCGGCCCGGAGCTGGACACCTACGTGAAGAAGCAGGTCGCGGACTACAAAGTGCTGGCCAAAGAGTTCGGCCTGATCCAGTGA
- a CDS encoding OprD family porin — MLSMQLQARPPARFSRLSHTALASAAALAGFSPLSQAAFFEDSTATFETRNMYFNRDFRDGTSAQQSKRDEWAQGFMLNLQSGYTDGTVGFGVDALGMLGVKLDSSPDRTGTGLLPTHDDGRAADEYSKLGLTGKVKIWATELKIGSLIPELPILKPNDGRILPQTFEGGLLTSKEIKNLTFTGGRLEKAKDRDSTDFEDIALNNKNSRFAGTVAGKHFDFGGVDYKFTDKITGSYHFAQLDEVYNQHFLGVVASQPFGPGTFGTDVRLAISDDEGAARGGPIDNNSLNGLASYALSGHKFSAGYQHMSGDSAFPYVDGSDPYLVNFVQINDFAGAEEHSWQARYDYDFAKLGIPGLSFMSRYVSGDNIKLKNGDEGKEWERNTEIKYVVQSGTLKDVAVRLRNATYRSNYSARDADEVRLLVSYSVALW, encoded by the coding sequence ATGCTGTCCATGCAGCTTCAGGCTCGCCCGCCTGCTCGTTTTTCCCGCCTCAGCCACACCGCCCTTGCCAGTGCCGCCGCCCTCGCCGGCTTTTCGCCGTTGAGCCAGGCTGCCTTCTTCGAAGACAGTACGGCAACCTTCGAAACCCGCAACATGTATTTCAACCGCGACTTTCGCGACGGTACCAGCGCCCAGCAATCGAAGCGGGACGAATGGGCTCAGGGGTTCATGCTCAATCTGCAATCGGGTTACACCGACGGCACCGTGGGGTTCGGTGTCGATGCGCTGGGCATGCTGGGGGTGAAACTCGATTCGAGTCCGGACCGCACCGGCACCGGTCTGTTGCCGACCCATGACGACGGTCGCGCGGCGGATGAATATTCCAAGCTCGGCCTGACCGGCAAAGTGAAAATCTGGGCCACGGAATTGAAAATCGGCAGCCTGATTCCGGAATTGCCAATCCTCAAACCCAATGACGGGCGTATTCTGCCGCAGACCTTTGAAGGCGGCCTGTTGACCTCCAAAGAGATCAAGAACCTGACCTTCACCGGCGGGCGTCTGGAGAAAGCCAAGGACCGCGACAGCACCGATTTCGAGGACATCGCCCTCAACAACAAGAACAGCCGCTTCGCCGGCACCGTGGCCGGCAAGCACTTTGATTTTGGCGGCGTGGACTATAAGTTCACCGACAAGATCACCGGCAGCTACCACTTCGCCCAACTCGATGAAGTCTATAACCAGCACTTTCTTGGCGTGGTCGCCTCGCAGCCGTTCGGCCCCGGCACGTTCGGCACCGACGTGCGATTGGCCATCAGTGATGACGAGGGCGCAGCACGTGGCGGCCCAATCGACAACAATTCCCTCAACGGCCTGGCGAGCTATGCCTTGAGCGGGCATAAATTCAGCGCCGGTTATCAACACATGTCCGGCGACAGTGCCTTCCCCTATGTCGATGGCAGCGACCCGTACCTGGTCAACTTCGTACAGATCAATGACTTTGCCGGTGCCGAAGAACACTCCTGGCAGGCACGTTACGACTATGACTTCGCCAAACTCGGCATTCCCGGCCTGAGTTTCATGAGCCGTTACGTGAGCGGTGACAACATCAAGCTCAAGAACGGTGATGAAGGCAAAGAGTGGGAACGCAACACCGAGATCAAATACGTCGTACAAAGCGGCACCCTGAAAGACGTCGCTGTACGCCTGCGCAATGCCACCTACCGTTCCAACTACTCCGCTCGCGATGCCGATGAAGTGCGTCTGCTGGTGAGCTATAGCGTTGCCCTTTGGTAA
- a CDS encoding response regulator: protein MRVLLVEDHLQLAESVAQALKSTGLTVDVLHDGVAADLALSSEEYAVAILDVGLPRMDGFEVLARLRARGKNLPVLMLTARSDVKDRVHGLNLGADDYLAKPFELTELEARVKALLRRSVLGGERQQRCGVLAYDLDTRRFTLGEELLTLTSREQAVLEALIARPGRVMSKEQLAAQVFGLDEEASPDAIEIYVHRLRKKLDGQPVAIVTFRGLGYLLESRDV, encoded by the coding sequence ATGCGTGTTCTGCTCGTTGAAGACCATCTGCAGCTTGCCGAAAGTGTCGCTCAGGCGCTCAAGAGCACCGGGCTGACCGTGGATGTGTTGCACGACGGTGTAGCGGCCGACCTGGCCTTGAGCAGCGAGGAATACGCCGTGGCGATCCTCGACGTCGGCCTGCCGCGCATGGATGGCTTCGAAGTGCTGGCGCGCCTGCGGGCCCGGGGCAAGAACCTGCCGGTGCTGATGCTGACTGCCCGCAGCGACGTCAAGGATCGGGTCCATGGCCTGAATCTTGGGGCTGACGATTACCTGGCCAAACCCTTCGAGCTGACAGAGCTCGAAGCCCGGGTCAAAGCCTTGCTGCGTCGCAGTGTGCTCGGTGGTGAACGTCAGCAGCGTTGTGGTGTGCTGGCCTATGACCTGGACACCCGGCGCTTCACTCTTGGCGAAGAATTGCTGACCCTGACCTCCCGCGAACAGGCGGTGCTCGAAGCCCTGATCGCCCGTCCCGGTCGAGTGATGAGCAAGGAGCAACTGGCCGCCCAGGTTTTCGGCCTGGACGAGGAGGCGAGTCCTGATGCCATCGAAATCTACGTTCACCGCTTGCGCAAGAAACTCGACGGGCAGCCGGTGGCTATCGTGACCTTCCGCGGCCTTGGCTATCTGCTGGAAAGCCGCGATGTATAA
- a CDS encoding sensor histidine kinase has translation MYKLSSLRWRLLCNLALLLVVLMVASGLSAYWNGREVADTAYDRTLLASARTIAAGLSQRDGSLSADVPYVALDTFAYDSAGRIFYLVNDINQQLISGYENLPPPPPGTPRTDDYPALARFYNATYQGQNVRVVSLLKAVSEPNMNGMAEIRVAETDEARVRMARSLMADTLLRLGMLAIGALLLVWFAVSAALRPLERLRTAVEERQSDDLRPLPLVEVQHELGPLVRALNHFTERLRGQFERQAQFIADAAHELRTPLAALKARLELGLRSSEPETWHSTLETAAQSTDRLTHLANQLLSLARVENGARAIAEGGAQLLDLSQLARELGMAMAPLAHARGVALALEADEPVWLRGEPTLLNELLSNLVDNALAHTPPGGNVILRVTAPAVLEVEDDGPGIPLEERERVFERFYRRNEQVAGSGLGLAIVGEICRAHLAQISLHDGEQAGLKVRVSFIAGE, from the coding sequence ATGTATAAGCTCAGCAGCCTGCGTTGGCGGTTGCTGTGCAACCTCGCGTTGCTGCTGGTGGTATTGATGGTCGCCAGTGGTTTGAGCGCGTACTGGAACGGTCGCGAAGTCGCCGACACCGCGTATGACCGAACCTTGCTGGCCTCGGCCCGGACCATTGCCGCCGGCCTGTCCCAGCGCGATGGCAGCCTCAGCGCCGACGTGCCTTATGTGGCCCTCGATACGTTTGCCTACGACAGTGCCGGACGAATTTTTTACCTGGTCAATGACATCAATCAGCAGCTGATTTCGGGCTACGAAAACCTGCCGCCACCGCCACCGGGAACGCCGCGCACCGATGATTATCCGGCGCTGGCGCGTTTCTATAACGCCACTTATCAAGGGCAGAACGTGCGAGTGGTCAGCCTGCTCAAAGCAGTCAGCGAGCCAAACATGAACGGCATGGCCGAAATCCGCGTGGCGGAAACCGATGAGGCGCGGGTTCGCATGGCTCGCAGCCTGATGGCCGACACGTTATTGCGTCTGGGCATGCTGGCGATCGGTGCGCTGCTGTTGGTATGGTTTGCGGTCAGTGCGGCGCTGCGCCCGTTGGAGCGCTTGCGCACGGCGGTGGAAGAACGTCAGTCCGATGACTTGCGGCCCTTGCCGCTGGTGGAAGTGCAGCACGAATTGGGGCCGCTGGTGCGTGCGCTCAATCACTTTACCGAGCGTTTGCGCGGGCAGTTCGAGCGCCAGGCGCAGTTCATCGCCGATGCCGCTCACGAATTGCGTACCCCGTTGGCGGCGCTCAAGGCTCGACTCGAACTGGGATTGCGGTCCAGCGAGCCCGAAACCTGGCACAGCACCCTGGAAACCGCCGCCCAGAGCACGGATCGCCTGACCCATCTGGCCAATCAATTGCTCTCTCTGGCACGGGTCGAGAATGGCGCCCGGGCAATCGCCGAGGGCGGTGCGCAGTTGCTCGACCTCAGTCAGTTGGCCCGTGAACTGGGCATGGCCATGGCGCCGCTGGCCCACGCACGTGGCGTGGCGCTGGCGCTGGAAGCGGACGAGCCGGTGTGGCTGCGTGGCGAGCCGACGCTGTTGAACGAACTGTTGAGCAATCTGGTGGACAATGCGCTGGCCCACACGCCGCCGGGCGGCAATGTCATCCTGCGGGTCACGGCGCCGGCGGTGCTGGAGGTCGAGGACGATGGCCCGGGGATTCCCCTTGAAGAACGGGAGCGGGTGTTCGAGCGCTTTTATCGGCGTAACGAGCAGGTGGCCGGGTCTGGGTTGGGATTGGCCATCGTCGGCGAAATCTGCCGCGCCCACCTGGCGCAGATCAGCCTGCACGATGGCGAGCAGGCGGGGCTGAAGGTGCGGGTGAGTTTTATCGCGGGAGAGTAA
- a CDS encoding HDOD domain-containing protein, which translates to MSELADKVQQDLVEAIDNDDLVLPTLPEVALQIRKAAEDPEISVSTLSKVIGRDTALSARLIKVVNSPLLRATQEVTDLHTAITRLGVNYSSNLAIGLVMEQIFNARSEVVEQKMREVWRKSLEIAGVSYALCRRYTQLKPDQAALGGLVHQIGVLPILTYAEDHYELLSDPVSLNHVIDQIHPLLGDKLLRVWEFPEMLVQLPGLYLDFKRQSERVDYVDLVQVASLYCHKDTHHSLARIDPVSVPAFKKLGIDLDNEATCKELEESRSMFY; encoded by the coding sequence ATGAGCGAGCTGGCGGATAAGGTCCAACAGGATTTGGTTGAGGCCATCGATAACGATGACCTGGTTCTGCCAACGTTACCGGAAGTGGCCCTGCAGATTCGCAAGGCCGCCGAAGACCCGGAAATCAGTGTCAGCACACTGAGCAAAGTGATTGGCCGCGATACCGCGCTGTCGGCGCGACTGATCAAAGTGGTCAATAGCCCGCTGCTGCGCGCGACCCAGGAAGTGACTGATCTGCACACGGCCATCACGCGGCTGGGCGTCAATTACAGCAGCAATCTGGCCATTGGCCTGGTGATGGAACAGATCTTCAATGCCCGCTCCGAAGTGGTGGAACAGAAAATGCGCGAGGTCTGGCGCAAAAGTCTGGAAATCGCAGGCGTCAGTTACGCGTTGTGCCGCCGTTACACACAACTCAAGCCTGATCAGGCAGCCCTTGGTGGCCTGGTGCATCAGATTGGCGTACTGCCGATCCTGACTTACGCTGAAGATCACTACGAGTTGCTGTCTGACCCTGTCAGCCTCAACCATGTGATCGACCAGATTCATCCGTTGCTCGGCGATAAATTGCTCAGGGTCTGGGAGTTTCCGGAAATGCTGGTGCAATTGCCGGGGCTGTATCTGGACTTCAAGCGGCAATCGGAGCGGGTCGATTATGTCGATCTGGTGCAAGTGGCCAGTCTGTACTGCCATAAGGACACCCATCATTCACTGGCCCGTATCGATCCCGTCAGCGTGCCGGCTTTCAAGAAGCTGGGGATCGATCTGGATAACGAGGCGACGTGCAAGGAACTGGAAGAGTCGCGGTCGATGTTTTACTAA
- a CDS encoding folate-binding protein YgfZ, producing the protein MADSAFFCTLSHEGVLAVRGADAGKFLQGQLTCNLNYLSETQASLGARCTQKGRMQSSFRILLEGDGVLMAMASELLEPQLADLKKYAVFSKSKLTDESASWVRFGLEHNDAALASLGLELSAETDRVVRNDGLIALRVSPDRAELWVRADQADTIKGRLSALLAEGDLNQWLLGQIRAGIGQVMPSTRELFIPQMLNLQAVGGVSFKKGCYTGQEIVARMQYLGKLKRRLYRLQLEASELPEPGTQLFSPTHGSSIGEVVLAARAEHNIELLAVLQAEAAEDGNLHLGALEGPGLHLLDLPYPLDRDREIQR; encoded by the coding sequence ATGGCCGATTCTGCTTTTTTCTGCACCCTTTCTCACGAAGGCGTTCTCGCGGTACGCGGCGCGGATGCCGGCAAATTCCTGCAAGGCCAATTGACTTGCAACCTCAATTACCTGAGCGAAACCCAGGCCAGCCTTGGCGCGCGCTGCACACAGAAAGGCCGGATGCAGTCGAGTTTTCGCATTCTGCTGGAAGGCGACGGTGTGCTCATGGCGATGGCCAGCGAACTGCTGGAGCCGCAACTGGCGGACCTGAAAAAGTACGCGGTGTTCTCCAAATCGAAACTGACCGATGAAAGTGCCAGCTGGGTTCGTTTCGGCCTTGAGCATAACGATGCGGCACTGGCCAGTTTAGGCCTGGAACTATCGGCAGAAACCGACCGCGTGGTACGCAATGACGGCCTGATCGCCCTTCGCGTTTCGCCTGACCGCGCCGAACTCTGGGTTCGCGCCGATCAAGCCGACACCATCAAGGGCAGGCTGTCCGCTCTGTTGGCTGAAGGTGATCTGAATCAATGGCTGCTGGGCCAGATCCGTGCCGGGATCGGTCAGGTCATGCCGAGCACCCGCGAGCTGTTCATCCCGCAGATGCTCAATCTGCAAGCCGTCGGTGGCGTGAGCTTCAAAAAGGGTTGCTATACCGGCCAGGAAATCGTCGCGCGCATGCAATACCTTGGCAAACTCAAGCGCCGTCTGTATCGCCTGCAACTGGAGGCCAGCGAATTACCGGAGCCCGGTACCCAACTGTTCTCCCCGACCCATGGCAGTTCGATTGGTGAAGTGGTGCTGGCCGCCCGCGCCGAGCACAACATTGAATTGCTGGCGGTGTTGCAAGCCGAAGCGGCAGAAGATGGCAACCTTCATCTCGGCGCACTCGAAGGTCCGGGCCTGCATCTGCTCGACCTGCCTTACCCACTGGATCGTGATCGCGAAATCCAGCGTTAA
- a CDS encoding succinate dehydrogenase assembly factor 2 encodes MVEQVELNRLYWHSRRGMLELDVLLVPFVKEVYPHLNQVDRDLYVRLLTCEDQDMFGWFMERNESEDPELQRMVRMILDRVQPK; translated from the coding sequence ATGGTCGAACAAGTTGAACTGAATCGCCTCTACTGGCACAGCCGCCGCGGCATGCTTGAGCTTGACGTGTTGCTGGTGCCGTTTGTGAAAGAGGTTTATCCGCACCTCAACCAGGTGGATCGTGATCTGTACGTCCGTCTGCTGACGTGTGAGGATCAGGACATGTTCGGCTGGTTCATGGAACGCAATGAATCCGAAGATCCGGAGCTTCAGCGCATGGTTCGCATGATCCTGGATCGTGTCCAGCCCAAGTAA
- a CDS encoding protein YgfX — protein sequence MSSPSNAFECRWHASRQLLAAYLLAQLFALGSLFFLSIPVWASLLGAFCCLVHGLWALPRQILLTHPRAFRGLRRDADGWQLWNQAVGWQPVQLRPDSLALPLIVVLRFRLRDERRVRSICVPRDSQAADVHRRLRVRLKFSRRRWAAPE from the coding sequence GTGTCCAGCCCAAGTAACGCGTTCGAATGCCGCTGGCATGCCTCGCGGCAGTTGCTGGCGGCGTATCTTTTGGCTCAGCTATTCGCGCTGGGTTCGCTGTTTTTTCTTTCCATACCGGTCTGGGCCAGTTTGCTCGGCGCTTTTTGCTGTCTGGTTCATGGCCTTTGGGCATTACCGCGACAGATTTTGCTGACACACCCGCGGGCGTTTCGCGGCTTGCGTCGCGATGCCGATGGCTGGCAGTTGTGGAATCAGGCGGTGGGTTGGCAGCCCGTGCAGCTACGGCCAGACAGTCTGGCGTTGCCATTGATTGTGGTACTGCGGTTTCGTCTGCGCGATGAGCGGCGGGTCAGGTCGATCTGTGTGCCGCGCGATTCGCAGGCGGCGGATGTGCACCGACGCCTGCGGGTTCGGCTCAAGTTCAGTCGGCGTAGGTGGGCGGCACCAGAATAG